One window from the genome of Zonotrichia leucophrys gambelii isolate GWCS_2022_RI chromosome 29, RI_Zleu_2.0, whole genome shotgun sequence encodes:
- the NXPH4 gene encoding neurexophilin-4, which yields MLRRRLPLLGPGLLLLQTVCAGGHLPKALGYLEMGTSALLKDVPYGALNPPALNPGHLIPAEPPRVGTGVPAGTSHSPWHWQKNQTSLEAPNPRAHRKPSLKSSRAKKIFGWGDFYFNIKTLKFSLLVTGKIVDHINGTFSVYFRHNSSSLGNVSVSIVPPSKAVGFEVVVPALPGPALRAQQSTLPEGRPAKALNCHVEYEKTNRARKNKPCLYDPSKVCFTEHTQSHAAWLCSKPFKVICIFISFLSIDYKLVQKVCPDYNFQQENPYFG from the coding sequence acCGTGTGTGCCGGCGGCCACCTCCCCAAAGCCCTGGGCTACCTGGAGATGGGCACCTCAGCCCTCCTCAAGGACGTCCCCTACGGCGCCCTGAACCCGCCGGCGCTCAATCCCGGGCACCTGATCCCGGCAGAGCCCCCCAGGGTGGGCACGGGGGTCCCGGCTGGcacctcccacagcccctggcactggcagAAGAACCAAACATCCCTGGAAGCCCCGAACCCCCGCGCCCACCGCAAGCCCAGCCTCAAATCCAGCCGCGCCAAGAAGATTTTCGGCTGGGGCGATTTCTACTTCAACATCAAAACGCTCAAGTTCAGCCTCCTGGTGACGGGCAAGATCGTCGACCACATCAACGGCACCTTCAGCGTTTACTTCAGACACAACTCCTCCAGCCTGGGCAACGTCTCCGTCAGCATCGTGCCGCCCTCCAAGGCCGTGGGCTTTGAGGTggtggtgccagccctgccagggccggCTCTGCgtgcccagcagagcacccTGCCCGAGGGGCGCCCGGCCAAGGCGCTCAACTGCCACGTGGAGTACGAGAAAACCAACAGGGCCAGGAAGAACAAGCCGTGCCTCTACGATCCCTCCAAGGTTTGCTTCACCGAGCACACGCAGAGCCACGcggcctggctctgctccaagCCCTTCAAGGTCATCTGCATCTTCATCTCCTTCCTCAGCATCGACTACAAGCTGGTGCAGAAGGTCTGTCCCGACTACAACTTCCAGCAGGAAAACCCCTATTTTGGCTGA